The bacterium Unc6 genome has a window encoding:
- a CDS encoding cytidylate kinase, which translates to MPGLVITIDGPAGSGKSTVARILAEKLGFMYLDTGAMYRAVTLKAVRDNVNLEDEKALVSIAGGMKISFKKEKHGRVLVFADGENVSGVIRTTELTTKVKSIARIPKVREILVNKQRQMAESGNVVLEGRDTGTVVCPGADLKFFLDADLKKRVLRRYEEIKLINPFITVEEIEKELCVRDKSDYSRKTGPLKQADDAVRIDTTHMDIESVVQYLYDYIKKSVSINSKRLGTKIQMTKK; encoded by the coding sequence GTGCCAGGATTAGTAATCACAATAGATGGACCTGCTGGTTCGGGTAAAAGCACTGTTGCCAGGATTCTTGCTGAAAAGTTAGGGTTTATGTATTTGGACACAGGCGCTATGTACAGGGCAGTCACACTTAAGGCGGTAAGAGACAATGTTAATTTAGAAGATGAAAAGGCATTGGTTTCTATTGCGGGAGGTATGAAGATAAGTTTTAAAAAAGAAAAACACGGCAGGGTTCTTGTATTTGCAGATGGTGAAAATGTTTCAGGTGTTATAAGAACAACTGAACTTACAACAAAGGTTAAGTCCATTGCAAGGATTCCTAAAGTTAGAGAAATTTTAGTTAATAAACAGAGACAGATGGCAGAATCCGGGAATGTTGTTCTTGAAGGCAGAGATACAGGAACAGTTGTGTGTCCTGGCGCCGATTTAAAATTTTTTTTGGATGCGGATCTCAAAAAAAGGGTTTTAAGAAGGTATGAGGAAATAAAACTAATAAATCCATTTATAACGGTTGAAGAAATTGAGAAAGAACTCTGCGTTAGAGATAAAAGTGACTATTCAAGGAAAACAGGACCATTAAAACAGGCGGATGATGCGGTAAGGATTGATACAACCCATATGGATATAGAATCAGTTGTGCAATATCTGTATGATTATATCAAAAAATCTGTGAGCATAAATTCCAAGCGCCTTGGCACCAAGATACAAATGACAAAAAAATAA